Proteins encoded within one genomic window of Mycolicibacterium aubagnense:
- a CDS encoding acyl-CoA dehydrogenase family protein, with amino-acid sequence MTMSVVERAELAAAVRDLLREHCTEADVRRVMRTDEGFDRDLWNKLAAQGVAGLIIDPDYGGVGLGAQELEAVAEATGAALLPAPFLSSAVFATALIQAAGSDDDKARLLPGLADGSSIGTVAATGPRGTWAPDGVAVQAVQQDAEYRLTGSAHYVLDGQIADVVIVVAKPEEGIALFEVPVDAPGFDRTAATVFDPTVRLSTYAFRQTPARRIGSGGWAAVEHALSLTVIALAGEQVGGTRRLFDITVEYLKTRIQFGRPIGSFQSIKHMAADLLLEVESATSAAQYAAAQFDADPAGADGPVALAGFACADAYHTTAMQSIQMHGGIGFTWEHPAHLFLRRARSGRQLFGSSRDHRERYLASKGA; translated from the coding sequence ATGACAATGAGCGTGGTTGAACGCGCCGAACTCGCCGCAGCCGTGAGAGACCTGCTCCGTGAGCATTGCACCGAAGCCGACGTGCGCCGCGTCATGCGCACTGACGAGGGCTTCGATCGCGATCTATGGAACAAGCTGGCTGCCCAGGGCGTGGCGGGGTTGATCATCGACCCCGATTACGGCGGCGTCGGGTTGGGCGCGCAGGAGTTGGAGGCCGTCGCCGAGGCGACGGGCGCGGCCTTGCTGCCCGCCCCGTTCCTCTCGAGTGCGGTCTTCGCCACGGCACTGATTCAGGCCGCCGGCAGCGACGACGACAAGGCGCGGCTCTTGCCCGGGTTGGCCGACGGTTCGTCGATCGGAACCGTGGCGGCCACCGGGCCCCGTGGCACGTGGGCGCCCGACGGTGTCGCGGTACAGGCAGTCCAGCAGGATGCGGAGTACCGCCTCACCGGCAGCGCACACTACGTACTGGACGGGCAGATCGCCGACGTCGTCATCGTCGTTGCGAAACCCGAAGAGGGCATCGCACTCTTCGAGGTTCCCGTCGATGCACCCGGCTTCGACCGGACCGCCGCAACAGTTTTCGATCCCACGGTCCGGCTGTCGACCTATGCCTTCCGTCAAACCCCGGCGCGTCGCATCGGCAGCGGCGGCTGGGCCGCCGTCGAACATGCCCTGTCCCTCACGGTCATTGCCCTGGCAGGGGAACAGGTCGGCGGCACTCGCCGGCTGTTCGACATCACCGTCGAATACCTCAAGACCCGCATCCAATTCGGCCGGCCCATCGGCAGCTTCCAATCAATCAAGCATATGGCGGCCGACCTGCTGCTGGAGGTCGAATCCGCCACCTCGGCCGCGCAGTACGCCGCCGCGCAATTCGATGCCGATCCGGCGGGCGCCGACGGTCCCGTAGCGTTGGCCGGATTCGCTTGTGCGGACGCCTATCACACCACCGCCATGCAATCGATCCAGATGCACGGCGGCATCGGCTTCACCTGGGAGCACCCCGCCCACTTGTTCCTGCGCCGGGCGCGCTCCGGCCGCCAACTGTTCGGCAGCTCACGTGATCACCGTGAGCGCTACCTCGCCTCGAAAGGGGCTTGA
- a CDS encoding acetyl-CoA acetyltransferase, whose protein sequence is MSLDPRTPVLVGYGQVNQHDENPGCEPVDLMEAAARAAADPRVLEAVDAVRIVNLLSVRYRDPGLLLAQRIGAPDAATRYTPVGGNVPQSLVNQACLDIQQGRTEVVLIAGGETWRTRSRLKARGERLAGTEQDESVPLAPSDPEFTMAGPAELRIGLVAPSHVYPMFEQALRIAAGETSDEHRRRIGELWSRFSQVAQGNPHAWSREAVSAEEIWQPGPDNRMISWPYTKLMNSNNMVDQGAALILTSVGKAEELQIPRERWVFPYAGTDAHDTYLIGERASFSGSPAIRIAGRRVLELTGLGIDDIDAVDVYSCFPSAVQVAARELGLALDDPARPLTVTGGLTFAGGPWNNYVSHSIATMAERLVADPGQVGLITANGGYLTKHSFGVYSTEPPAQEFRWEDVQSAVDAEPTVVAENDWSGTGTIETWTTPVTREGAPEKVFVAVRTPNGGRALAVITDASQAEASTREDLAGAAVTVKPDGTAGLE, encoded by the coding sequence GTGTCACTTGATCCCAGAACCCCGGTGCTCGTCGGCTATGGCCAGGTCAACCAGCACGACGAGAACCCGGGTTGCGAGCCGGTCGACCTGATGGAAGCGGCGGCCCGGGCTGCCGCCGATCCGCGCGTCCTCGAGGCGGTCGACGCCGTCCGGATCGTCAACCTGCTGTCGGTGCGCTACCGGGACCCCGGTCTGCTGTTGGCTCAGCGCATCGGCGCACCTGACGCCGCGACTCGGTACACCCCGGTCGGCGGCAACGTGCCGCAGTCCCTGGTGAACCAGGCCTGCCTGGACATCCAGCAGGGCCGCACCGAGGTGGTGCTGATCGCCGGTGGCGAAACCTGGCGTACCCGCAGCCGTTTGAAGGCCCGCGGCGAGCGACTGGCCGGCACCGAGCAGGACGAGTCTGTGCCGCTCGCGCCCAGCGATCCCGAGTTCACCATGGCCGGTCCCGCCGAACTGCGGATCGGTCTGGTGGCCCCGTCGCATGTGTACCCGATGTTCGAGCAGGCGTTGCGGATCGCCGCGGGAGAGACGTCGGACGAGCACCGCCGCCGGATCGGCGAGCTGTGGTCGCGGTTCAGTCAAGTGGCACAAGGTAATCCGCATGCCTGGAGTCGGGAAGCCGTTTCCGCCGAAGAGATCTGGCAGCCCGGCCCGGACAACCGGATGATCAGCTGGCCGTACACCAAGCTGATGAACTCCAACAACATGGTCGACCAGGGCGCGGCTCTCATCCTCACCTCCGTGGGCAAGGCGGAGGAACTGCAGATACCAAGGGAACGGTGGGTTTTCCCGTATGCGGGGACCGACGCCCACGACACCTATCTGATCGGGGAGCGCGCGAGCTTCTCGGGGTCACCGGCGATTCGGATCGCGGGCCGCCGGGTGCTGGAGCTGACGGGGCTCGGTATCGACGATATCGACGCAGTCGACGTGTACTCCTGCTTCCCGTCGGCGGTGCAGGTCGCGGCGCGCGAGTTGGGCCTGGCGCTCGACGATCCGGCGCGTCCGCTGACCGTCACCGGCGGCCTGACCTTCGCCGGCGGCCCGTGGAACAACTACGTCTCGCATTCCATCGCCACCATGGCCGAACGGCTCGTCGCCGATCCGGGCCAGGTCGGGCTCATCACCGCCAACGGTGGGTACCTGACCAAGCACAGCTTCGGCGTTTACAGCACCGAGCCGCCCGCGCAGGAATTCCGTTGGGAGGACGTGCAATCGGCGGTCGATGCGGAGCCGACGGTGGTGGCCGAGAACGACTGGTCGGGTACCGGGACCATCGAGACGTGGACGACGCCGGTGACGCGGGAGGGTGCGCCCGAGAAGGTTTTTGTCGCCGTCCGCACTCCGAACGGCGGCCGAGCGTTGGCGGTGATCACCGATGCGTCGCAGGCCGAGGCCAGCACTCGCGAGGATCTCGCCGGGGCCGCCGTGACGGTCAAGCCGGACGGCACCGCGGGACTGGAGTAA
- a CDS encoding acyl-CoA dehydrogenase family protein, protein MTIAAPTDDDLRTEVRDWLAQNWTALPPTDDPWVSSPEEIAWRGKVLDAGYAVPTYPAEWFGRGYPSKLAAVIQQEFRAVKAPGACQDKHNIPANTLFAFGSDELKHELLHNFLTGAARTCLLYSEPGAGSDLAAVSTTAVRDGDRWVVNGQKVWTSGAATSEYGLLIARTDWDVPKHKGMSYFIIPMRQPGIEVRPLVQITGEAHFNEVFISDASVPHANLIGGEGNGWRVLQTALAYERSIMGDGGRGSRNKSKADSLIELARDHGRLDDAVVREKLANVLALRELNRLNNLRAKAATSQGTSSSIMSLGKLAMSRILHSEAALKTEIIGTESLLAGSDNPEADDVNFLSLNAFFTSIGGGTDQIQRTIIGERVLGLAKEPETDRDIPFRQARRS, encoded by the coding sequence ATGACCATCGCCGCACCGACGGACGACGACCTGCGCACCGAGGTGCGTGACTGGCTCGCGCAGAACTGGACCGCACTGCCGCCAACGGACGATCCCTGGGTCAGCTCGCCCGAGGAAATCGCCTGGCGGGGAAAGGTTCTCGACGCCGGATATGCCGTGCCGACTTATCCGGCCGAATGGTTCGGGCGCGGCTACCCGAGCAAGCTCGCGGCCGTCATCCAGCAGGAGTTCCGCGCCGTCAAGGCCCCCGGCGCCTGCCAGGACAAGCACAACATCCCCGCGAACACGCTGTTCGCATTCGGGTCCGACGAGCTGAAACACGAACTGCTGCATAATTTTCTGACCGGAGCGGCCCGCACCTGCCTGCTCTACAGCGAGCCCGGCGCCGGTTCCGACCTGGCGGCAGTGAGCACCACCGCGGTGCGCGACGGCGACCGCTGGGTGGTCAACGGGCAGAAAGTGTGGACCTCGGGCGCGGCGACGTCCGAGTACGGTCTGCTGATCGCGCGCACCGACTGGGATGTGCCCAAGCACAAGGGCATGAGCTACTTCATCATCCCGATGCGTCAGCCCGGCATCGAGGTACGGCCACTGGTCCAGATCACCGGCGAGGCACACTTCAACGAGGTGTTCATCTCCGACGCGAGCGTGCCGCACGCGAATCTCATTGGTGGAGAGGGCAATGGGTGGCGGGTGCTGCAGACCGCTCTCGCGTACGAACGCTCCATCATGGGCGACGGCGGCCGCGGGTCACGCAACAAGTCCAAGGCCGACAGCCTCATCGAACTGGCGCGGGACCACGGACGCCTCGACGACGCCGTCGTGCGGGAGAAGCTGGCGAACGTCCTGGCCCTGCGGGAACTCAACCGGCTCAACAACCTTCGCGCCAAAGCGGCCACCAGCCAGGGCACGTCGAGTTCGATCATGTCGCTCGGCAAACTCGCGATGTCACGAATCCTGCACTCGGAAGCGGCGTTGAAGACCGAGATCATCGGTACCGAGTCACTGTTGGCGGGTTCCGACAACCCGGAGGCCGACGACGTCAACTTCCTGTCCCTCAACGCGTTCTTCACCTCGATCGGCGGCGGCACCGACCAGATCCAGCGCACCATCATCGGCGAACGCGTACTGGGGCTCGCGAAGGAACCCGAGACCGACCGAGACATCCCGTTCCGGCAAGCGCGGCGCAGTTGA
- a CDS encoding MmcQ/YjbR family DNA-binding protein, which produces MPDADDVRRIALSLPETTEKERWGHPTFDVARKMFVTVPDDETSFAVRCPRFDREELIAAEPHKFWVPRHEAASAWVRVRLAALEDVQELSDILTDSWRQAAPARLIEQEES; this is translated from the coding sequence GTGCCCGACGCCGATGACGTGCGCCGCATCGCGCTGTCCCTCCCCGAAACCACCGAGAAGGAGCGTTGGGGCCATCCGACGTTCGACGTCGCGCGCAAGATGTTCGTCACCGTGCCCGACGATGAGACCTCTTTTGCGGTGCGCTGCCCCAGGTTTGACCGCGAAGAGCTGATCGCTGCCGAACCGCACAAATTCTGGGTGCCGCGGCACGAGGCCGCGTCGGCCTGGGTTCGCGTTCGGCTGGCCGCCCTCGAGGACGTGCAGGAACTGAGCGACATTCTCACCGATTCCTGGCGCCAGGCAGCCCCGGCCAGACTCATCGAGCAAGAGGAATCCTGA
- a CDS encoding LysR family transcriptional regulator: MEIDFTRLRYFVAVAEELHFKRAADRLMITPPPLSKQIKLLERELGGELFERTYHEVRLTPLGAQLLEPARDILRRVEDLKATASRITQATNPIRIGATAYAPSDFLSRFEQAVAGLAMPTEYSMPGSAAEVIAKLVSGHVDLGLIHLPSADKRIRHRVVASYPGAAAVRFDDPLATNDIIAIEDLRDRDVVIDFARPNPIVLAQMTRGLNERGVTRIVRTLGQLGGELEMASHVFNRYLVALVSYAPASALGRIFSPPEFKLIPIDESTWAPAKIALAWAPDRLADPAEVEAVVEQLVTSLAEL; encoded by the coding sequence ATGGAAATCGACTTCACCCGGCTTCGCTACTTCGTCGCTGTCGCGGAAGAGCTGCACTTCAAACGCGCCGCCGACCGGTTGATGATCACCCCACCGCCGCTGAGCAAGCAGATCAAGCTACTGGAGCGCGAACTCGGTGGGGAGCTGTTCGAGCGGACGTACCACGAGGTCCGCCTGACACCGCTGGGCGCGCAGCTGCTGGAACCGGCACGCGACATCCTGCGCCGGGTCGAGGACCTGAAGGCCACCGCGTCACGAATCACGCAGGCGACCAATCCCATTCGTATCGGGGCGACCGCCTACGCACCATCGGATTTCCTGTCCAGGTTCGAGCAGGCAGTGGCCGGCCTGGCGATGCCCACCGAGTACAGCATGCCCGGGTCGGCGGCGGAGGTCATCGCCAAACTCGTCTCTGGGCACGTCGACCTCGGCCTGATCCACTTGCCGTCCGCGGACAAACGCATACGTCATCGCGTCGTGGCCAGCTATCCGGGCGCGGCGGCGGTGCGGTTCGACGATCCATTGGCCACCAATGACATCATCGCCATCGAGGACCTCCGCGACCGCGACGTCGTGATCGATTTCGCCAGGCCCAATCCGATCGTGCTGGCCCAGATGACCCGGGGCCTCAACGAGCGCGGCGTCACGCGCATCGTGCGGACGCTCGGTCAGCTGGGCGGCGAGCTGGAGATGGCCAGCCACGTGTTCAATCGCTATCTCGTCGCGCTGGTCAGCTATGCACCGGCATCGGCACTCGGCCGCATCTTCTCGCCGCCCGAATTCAAGCTGATCCCGATCGATGAAAGCACCTGGGCGCCGGCCAAAATCGCGCTGGCCTGGGCGCCGGACCGGCTGGCCGACCCCGCCGAAGTCGAAGCGGTCGTCGAGCAGCTCGTCACCAGCCTCGCCGAGCTCTGA
- a CDS encoding DUF4345 domain-containing protein — protein MSVAANVVVGINAVFFAGMGVRALTAPAQMLRPFGITLGDAASRAEVRAVYGGFGLAIAVILGYAISAPEQVRTGILLAVSAALIGMAFGRVCSAVAGDRTSFYPNWFYGLVEVILAASLWWAG, from the coding sequence GTGTCAGTCGCTGCGAACGTCGTGGTGGGCATCAACGCGGTGTTTTTCGCGGGCATGGGTGTGCGGGCCCTCACCGCGCCGGCGCAGATGCTGCGCCCTTTCGGAATCACGTTGGGTGACGCGGCATCTCGTGCCGAGGTGCGTGCGGTCTACGGCGGTTTCGGGCTGGCCATCGCCGTCATCCTGGGGTACGCGATCAGCGCGCCGGAGCAGGTGCGCACCGGCATCCTGCTGGCCGTGAGCGCGGCATTAATCGGCATGGCGTTCGGGCGGGTGTGTTCGGCGGTCGCCGGCGACCGAACGTCGTTCTACCCCAACTGGTTCTACGGATTGGTCGAAGTGATCTTGGCGGCGTCCCTGTGGTGGGCCGGCTAG
- a CDS encoding CaiB/BaiF CoA-transferase family protein — protein sequence MAYDPPLSGIEILDLTAGPITAIGRLLADLGAHVTSVHLAGVTAADTTGPRVDGVPIGTAINRHGSPTVEIDPSTPAGQQSWADMLATADILIENTRPGSVAEESLAVKQIHADHPSLVILSVSDFGRDTRYRNWQATTPVLHALTSELSRSGIPGQAPLVPPSADLPYHVAAAQAAFFTLCVFLDRLRTGTGDLIDFSVLEGAMQTLDPPFGTAGSAAAGVPISEQKRDWIAEQQRYPIIKCKDGHIRICVLAKRQWQGMFNWMGRPEEFADPKFNSLRERFASATLFGAIEQFCSDKTRAELELAGQRHGVPTAAVLSLAESLSTEQVAARGFFRETELSPGLSAPVPVGVVEIDGHRASGLNIKTPSRRRLRDAPTLTTRDRGGLGLPLEGLRILDLGVIVVGSDTGRLFADLGADVVKIENSAFPDGLRISLTRMTQAYAAGHRNKRSIGIDLRSDEGRVLAHRLVAQSDVVLSNFKPGVAAALGMDFATLQQINPGIVVVDSSAYGPTGPWAKRLGYGPLVRAAAGFTDLWTYPDDPDAFCDTVTVYPDHVAARIGALSALALLLRRERSGGGGAASIAQAEVMLSHLADDIAGAVLTSRGHVPDDQPAHDAPWGLFPGASEDTWIAVTVRDDTDWSALCTVIDRPDLGADAELGSRGGRDRQRARIDEALSAWTSQRTPVDAMAQLQAARVPAGAVLHAAEVPTWDYYVERRAFREELHPHGAAPFMMENVQIHADLIPDPPLGQAPLLGEQTREVAAELLGLDDDMIDELITRGVLEVPAAAAHSGR from the coding sequence GTGGCCTACGACCCACCGCTCTCGGGGATCGAGATTCTCGACCTGACCGCCGGACCCATCACGGCCATCGGCCGGCTTCTGGCCGATCTCGGTGCCCACGTGACGTCCGTGCACCTGGCCGGCGTGACCGCGGCAGACACCACCGGACCACGCGTCGACGGGGTGCCCATCGGCACGGCCATCAACCGCCATGGCAGCCCCACGGTGGAGATCGATCCGTCGACACCGGCCGGACAGCAGTCATGGGCGGACATGCTGGCGACAGCGGACATCCTCATCGAGAACACGCGCCCCGGGTCGGTGGCCGAAGAGTCGTTGGCGGTCAAGCAAATTCATGCTGACCATCCGTCACTGGTCATCCTGTCCGTCAGCGACTTCGGGCGCGACACGCGTTATCGCAACTGGCAGGCCACCACGCCCGTACTGCACGCGTTGACCAGCGAGCTGTCCCGCTCGGGAATCCCGGGCCAGGCACCGCTGGTGCCGCCGAGCGCGGACCTGCCCTATCACGTCGCCGCAGCCCAGGCCGCCTTCTTCACACTGTGCGTGTTTCTGGACCGGTTACGCACGGGCACCGGCGATCTCATCGATTTCTCCGTACTCGAAGGGGCGATGCAGACCCTCGACCCGCCGTTCGGCACGGCGGGCAGCGCCGCCGCGGGTGTACCGATCAGCGAACAGAAACGGGACTGGATCGCCGAGCAGCAGCGCTACCCGATCATCAAATGCAAGGACGGCCACATCCGCATCTGTGTCCTGGCAAAGCGCCAGTGGCAGGGCATGTTCAACTGGATGGGGCGCCCCGAGGAGTTCGCCGATCCGAAATTCAACAGTCTCCGCGAGCGTTTCGCATCCGCGACCTTGTTCGGGGCCATCGAGCAGTTCTGTTCCGACAAGACCCGCGCGGAACTGGAACTCGCGGGGCAACGGCACGGGGTGCCGACGGCGGCGGTGCTGAGCCTGGCCGAGTCGCTGTCCACGGAACAGGTTGCGGCGCGCGGCTTCTTCCGCGAGACAGAGCTCTCCCCTGGCCTGAGCGCACCGGTGCCGGTCGGCGTGGTGGAGATCGACGGGCACCGGGCCAGCGGGCTGAACATCAAGACACCGAGCCGTCGCCGACTCCGCGACGCGCCCACGCTCACCACGCGCGACCGCGGCGGTCTGGGGCTGCCGCTGGAGGGGCTGCGCATACTGGACCTCGGCGTCATCGTCGTCGGCAGTGACACCGGCCGGCTGTTCGCCGATCTCGGCGCGGACGTGGTCAAAATCGAGAATTCGGCCTTCCCGGACGGGTTGCGGATCAGCCTCACCCGCATGACGCAGGCCTACGCCGCAGGCCACCGGAACAAACGGTCGATCGGCATCGACCTCCGGTCCGACGAAGGCCGGGTGTTGGCACACCGACTGGTCGCGCAGTCCGACGTCGTCTTGAGCAACTTCAAACCCGGTGTGGCGGCCGCACTGGGCATGGACTTCGCCACGCTGCAGCAGATCAATCCGGGCATCGTCGTCGTCGACAGCTCGGCCTACGGACCCACCGGGCCGTGGGCGAAGCGACTCGGCTACGGCCCGTTGGTCCGTGCCGCGGCGGGCTTCACCGACTTGTGGACGTACCCCGACGATCCGGATGCCTTCTGCGACACCGTCACCGTGTACCCCGATCACGTGGCTGCGCGGATCGGCGCGCTGAGTGCGCTTGCGCTGCTGCTGCGCCGCGAACGCAGCGGCGGCGGTGGCGCGGCGAGCATTGCCCAGGCCGAAGTGATGCTCAGTCACCTGGCCGACGACATCGCCGGCGCGGTGCTGACAAGTCGTGGTCATGTTCCCGACGACCAGCCGGCACACGACGCGCCATGGGGCCTGTTTCCGGGCGCGAGTGAGGACACCTGGATCGCCGTGACGGTCCGCGATGACACCGACTGGTCCGCCCTGTGCACGGTGATCGACCGGCCCGACCTCGGCGCCGATGCCGAGCTGGGTTCGCGCGGCGGGCGGGACCGTCAGCGCGCACGGATCGATGAGGCACTCAGCGCATGGACCTCTCAGCGCACCCCGGTGGACGCGATGGCTCAGTTGCAGGCCGCGCGTGTGCCTGCCGGGGCCGTGCTGCATGCCGCCGAGGTCCCCACCTGGGATTACTACGTGGAGCGCCGGGCATTCCGCGAGGAACTGCATCCGCACGGCGCGGCACCGTTCATGATGGAGAACGTGCAAATCCATGCTGACCTCATCCCGGATCCCCCGCTGGGGCAGGCGCCGCTGCTCGGGGAGCAGACTCGCGAGGTCGCGGCCGAACTGCTCGGGCTGGACGACGACATGATCGACGAACTCATTACCCGCGGCGTGCTCGAAGTACCTGCGGCAGCGGCACATTCGGGACGGTAG